In one Planctomycetota bacterium genomic region, the following are encoded:
- a CDS encoding HEAT repeat domain-containing protein, with product MRPSPFALAFGFGFFLGTVISAQPPAPPAPGVPGKLPNDVAGWVQLLVAPSVPTRVGAIDSLAGAGVNAPQVVAGLAGCLNDDNEAVRWHAARALGAMGADASAAVPALAAKLADNSALVRAYCAYAIGRTGEAGKQAVPALVKCATDSDRLVRTQAIKAIATIRPGPAVSVPLFVDLLRNAPPEDIPPVLHSLASLGAPAVDALTKALDYKEARYWVCLVLAEIGPAARAATAKVLECTADADPLVRREALLCLGHMAAGPEVVPAIVKALDDSEESVRYSAGVTLGLLGPTAKSAASTLKIRRNANDPLMKTVAAWALTRVEPDIDAHDTEALPLLIESIKHQNPRVRAAAAHALGELDGLIAPMARATPLAGLLGDADAQVRMAAIEALISIGPQAIPALTMALQPGPARGGAAEVLSQLGPEAKSALPALNAALGDPAADIRAEVLAAIGAIGPEAGAMVSALSTVLTNDPSPMVRHNAAVALGSINPLAGKPALQKAAKSDADDAVRNAAQKALDKLAQ from the coding sequence ATGCGACCCAGCCCCTTCGCGCTTGCGTTTGGTTTCGGTTTTTTCCTGGGGACGGTGATCTCGGCCCAGCCCCCCGCGCCACCGGCGCCGGGCGTCCCCGGCAAGCTGCCCAATGACGTGGCGGGTTGGGTCCAGTTGCTGGTCGCGCCGAGCGTCCCAACGCGCGTGGGCGCGATCGACAGTCTGGCCGGCGCTGGGGTCAATGCCCCGCAAGTCGTCGCCGGCCTGGCGGGCTGCTTGAACGACGACAATGAAGCGGTTCGTTGGCACGCGGCTAGGGCCTTGGGGGCCATGGGGGCCGACGCCAGCGCGGCCGTACCGGCGCTGGCGGCCAAGTTGGCCGACAACAGCGCGCTAGTTCGCGCTTATTGCGCCTATGCGATTGGCCGCACAGGTGAAGCCGGCAAGCAAGCGGTGCCCGCGCTCGTGAAGTGCGCCACCGACAGCGATCGGCTGGTGCGCACGCAAGCCATTAAGGCCATCGCCACCATTCGTCCCGGCCCGGCCGTGTCGGTGCCGTTGTTCGTCGACCTGCTGCGCAATGCGCCGCCGGAGGACATTCCCCCGGTGCTCCACTCGTTGGCTTCGCTGGGCGCGCCAGCCGTCGACGCGTTGACCAAAGCGCTCGATTACAAGGAAGCCCGCTATTGGGTTTGCCTGGTATTGGCCGAGATCGGCCCCGCCGCCCGAGCAGCCACGGCCAAGGTTCTAGAATGTACGGCCGACGCCGACCCGCTGGTCCGCCGCGAGGCGCTGCTGTGCCTGGGGCACATGGCCGCCGGCCCTGAAGTGGTCCCGGCCATCGTCAAGGCGCTCGACGATTCGGAAGAAAGCGTGCGCTACAGCGCTGGCGTCACGCTGGGCCTGCTCGGTCCCACGGCCAAGTCGGCCGCTTCGACCTTGAAGATTCGTCGCAACGCCAACGATCCGCTGATGAAGACCGTCGCCGCCTGGGCGCTGACGCGCGTTGAGCCGGACATCGACGCCCACGACACCGAAGCCTTGCCGCTGTTGATCGAATCGATCAAGCACCAGAACCCGCGTGTCCGCGCCGCCGCGGCTCACGCGCTGGGCGAGCTTGATGGTCTCATTGCGCCGATGGCGCGGGCCACGCCGTTGGCGGGCCTGCTGGGTGACGCCGACGCCCAGGTGCGAATGGCGGCGATCGAAGCGTTGATTTCCATCGGCCCGCAGGCGATTCCGGCGCTGACCATGGCGCTGCAGCCTGGCCCGGCTCGTGGCGGCGCCGCCGAAGTGTTGTCTCAACTGGGGCCCGAGGCCAAGTCCGCCTTGCCAGCGTTGAATGCGGCATTGGGCGATCCGGCCGCCGACATTCGGGCCGAAGTGCTGGCCGCGATCGGCGCCATCGGCCCCGAAGCCGGTGCGATGGTCTCGGCCCTCTCGACGGTGCTGACGAATGATCCGTCGCCAATGGTCCGCCACAACGCCGCCGTGGCGTTGGGGTCGATCAACCCGCTGGCTGGCAAGCCGGCGCTGCAAAAGGCCGCCAAGAGCGACGCCGACGACGCGGTTCGCAACGCGGCGCAAAAGGCGCTGGATAAGCTGGCTCAATAG
- a CDS encoding 3-ketoacyl-ACP reductase — protein sequence MADAPKSEPTNNEPRAALITGASRGIGRAIALELARLGFGVGVNYARQAATAEEVVTQITQAGGRAVALAGNVAEAAARERLVAEMVKHFGRLDVLVNNAGITSPGRRDLLDATEASWDEVFAINLKGPFFLSQLAARAMIDQIRAGRATSGKIINVSSISAYAVSTNRADYCLTKAAQGMLTWLFADRLAEFNIGVFEICPGVIATDMTGPVEEKYDRLISEGLTPIRRWGQPEDVARAVSAVVSDYFPFSTGQRIDVDGGFHLRRL from the coding sequence ATGGCCGATGCGCCGAAAAGCGAGCCTACTAACAACGAACCTCGCGCTGCCTTGATCACTGGCGCGTCGCGCGGCATTGGCCGAGCCATTGCCCTGGAACTGGCGCGGTTGGGCTTTGGCGTTGGAGTAAACTACGCGCGACAAGCCGCCACCGCCGAAGAAGTTGTCACCCAGATCACCCAAGCCGGCGGTCGCGCCGTGGCGCTGGCCGGCAACGTGGCCGAGGCCGCCGCCCGCGAGCGGTTGGTGGCCGAGATGGTCAAACACTTCGGCCGGCTTGACGTGCTGGTGAATAACGCCGGCATCACCTCGCCGGGACGCCGCGATTTGCTCGACGCGACCGAAGCTTCGTGGGACGAAGTATTCGCCATCAACCTGAAGGGACCGTTCTTTTTGTCGCAACTGGCCGCGCGGGCCATGATCGACCAGATTCGCGCGGGCCGCGCCACCAGCGGCAAGATCATCAACGTGTCTTCGATCTCGGCCTATGCCGTCAGCACGAATCGCGCCGACTATTGCTTGACCAAAGCGGCGCAGGGGATGCTCACCTGGTTGTTCGCCGATCGATTGGCCGAGTTCAATATCGGCGTGTTTGAAATTTGTCCCGGCGTCATCGCCACCGATATGACGGGCCCGGTCGAGGAGAAATACGATCGCTTGATCAGCGAAGGTCTTACGCCCATTCGCCGTTGGGGCCAGCCCGAGGACGTGGCCCGCGCCGTCTCGGCCGTGGTCAGCGATTATTTTCCGTTTTCGACCGGGCAACGCATCGACGTGGACGGGGGTTTTCACCTCCGCCGCCTGTAA
- a CDS encoding SufE family protein produces the protein MSETTGRLAEIIADFSDADPHERLEMLRDYSDAAPPLPERWRAERDAGVGRVPECMTPVFLYIDVVDGRVHMVADVAPEAPTVRGVVALLVDAFHGAPVDEVLAMPANLVQQLGLHEVLGMQRANGLHGILRRVLNEVRKKGAVG, from the coding sequence ATGTCCGAAACCACGGGCCGGCTGGCCGAGATTATCGCCGACTTTTCCGACGCCGATCCGCACGAGCGGCTGGAAATGCTGCGCGATTACTCGGACGCGGCGCCACCGCTCCCCGAGCGGTGGCGCGCCGAGCGCGACGCCGGCGTCGGCCGCGTGCCCGAGTGCATGACGCCGGTCTTTCTGTACATCGACGTCGTCGATGGCCGCGTGCACATGGTGGCCGATGTCGCGCCCGAGGCGCCGACCGTGCGGGGCGTGGTGGCCCTGCTGGTCGACGCGTTCCACGGCGCGCCGGTGGACGAAGTGCTGGCGATGCCGGCCAACCTGGTCCAACAGCTTGGCCTGCACGAAGTGCTGGGCATGCAGCGAGCCAACGGCCTGCACGGCATCCTCCGCCGCGTGCTCAACGAAGTGAGGAAGAAAGGGGCTGTCGGCTAG
- a CDS encoding dipeptidase, with the protein MPSTLTTHIHRSAVAILVAILLAALAPTASADEAPRATACPPISPEAAALHRSLLLIDGHNDLPWKVRSKYQGDWRKVDIAQLQAKLQTDIPRLRAGNVGAQFWAAYVPAETDRTGTALRDTLDQIALIKQMIERWPDTFALALSADDIERLHKEGKIASLIGVEGGHAIQNSLAVLDQLYGLGVRYMTLTHSDTLAWADAATDDPRSGGLNEFGRDVVRRMNRLGMLVDISHVAPDTMFDALETSRAPIIASHSSARAVADHPRNVPDDVLKQLAKQGGVVMINFYSGFVVPESIESRREMFAVKRKLRAELQDEAKLEAAMNQWEREHPVIRGTLKNVVDHIDHVVRTVGIDHVGIGSDFDGVSMTPAGLDDVSCYPAITQELLSRGYSAGDIRKIAGENFLRVMRRAEAVAKELAAESPRGK; encoded by the coding sequence ATGCCATCAACATTGACGACTCACATCCATCGATCTGCCGTGGCGATCCTAGTCGCGATACTGCTCGCGGCGTTGGCCCCTACCGCTAGCGCCGACGAAGCGCCCCGCGCGACGGCCTGTCCGCCGATCAGTCCCGAGGCCGCGGCCTTGCATCGCTCGCTGCTGTTGATCGACGGGCACAATGACCTGCCCTGGAAGGTGCGATCGAAATACCAGGGGGACTGGCGCAAAGTCGACATCGCCCAACTGCAAGCGAAGCTTCAAACGGACATTCCCCGGCTTCGCGCCGGCAACGTGGGCGCACAGTTCTGGGCGGCCTATGTGCCGGCCGAGACCGACCGAACCGGGACGGCGCTACGCGATACGCTCGATCAAATCGCCCTAATCAAGCAAATGATCGAGCGCTGGCCCGACACGTTCGCCTTGGCCCTCTCGGCCGATGATATCGAGCGGCTGCACAAGGAAGGAAAGATCGCCTCGCTGATCGGCGTCGAGGGGGGACACGCCATTCAGAACTCGTTGGCCGTGCTCGACCAGTTGTATGGCCTGGGCGTGCGCTACATGACGCTGACGCACAGTGACACCTTGGCCTGGGCCGACGCCGCGACCGACGATCCACGATCGGGCGGGCTCAACGAGTTTGGCCGCGATGTGGTGCGGCGGATGAACCGGCTGGGCATGTTGGTCGACATTTCCCACGTCGCGCCGGACACCATGTTCGACGCCCTCGAAACGTCTCGGGCCCCGATCATCGCCTCGCATTCGTCGGCCCGGGCTGTGGCCGATCATCCCCGCAACGTCCCTGACGACGTGCTGAAGCAGTTGGCCAAGCAAGGGGGCGTGGTGATGATCAACTTCTACTCGGGCTTTGTCGTGCCCGAGTCGATCGAATCGCGGCGCGAGATGTTCGCCGTCAAGCGCAAGCTGCGCGCCGAGTTGCAAGACGAAGCGAAACTCGAAGCGGCGATGAACCAGTGGGAACGGGAACATCCGGTGATTCGCGGTACCCTGAAGAACGTCGTGGACCATATCGACCATGTGGTTCGCACGGTCGGCATCGATCACGTGGGGATCGGCTCCGACTTTGACGGCGTGTCGATGACGCCGGCCGGACTGGACGACGTGTCGTGCTATCCGGCCATTACCCAGGAATTGCTGAGCCGCGGCTACTCGGCCGGCGACATTCGCAAGATCGCCGGCGAGAACTTCTTGCGCGTGATGCGCCGCGCCGAAGCGGTCGCCAAGGAACTGGCCGCCGAGTCGCCGCGCGGCAAATGA
- a CDS encoding SDR family oxidoreductase, which translates to MAKSKSLQIVITGVSRGLGRAWVEELIARGQTLHGCARDAGAIAALAKRFPAPHSFAQVDVTNDAQVKAWAADVLRTAGPPDFLVNNAAIITHNGPLWEQSAAEIDAILQVNLAGPVNVIRHFVPAMVARRQGVIVNLSSGWGRSVSPEVAPYCATKWGIEGLTKALAEELPEGMAAVPLSPGVIDTDMLRSCFGGQAGEYLKPEQWVSRAADVLLGLGPGDNGESLSV; encoded by the coding sequence ATGGCCAAGTCAAAATCGTTGCAAATCGTGATCACCGGCGTCAGCCGCGGGCTGGGCCGCGCGTGGGTCGAGGAACTGATCGCGCGCGGGCAAACGCTGCATGGCTGCGCGCGCGACGCCGGCGCGATTGCCGCCTTGGCCAAGCGGTTTCCGGCGCCACACAGCTTTGCCCAGGTCGACGTGACCAACGATGCCCAAGTGAAAGCCTGGGCGGCTGATGTGCTGCGTACGGCCGGGCCGCCTGACTTTCTGGTGAACAACGCGGCGATCATCACGCACAACGGCCCCTTGTGGGAGCAATCGGCCGCTGAGATCGACGCTATCTTGCAAGTGAACCTGGCTGGTCCGGTGAACGTGATTCGCCATTTCGTGCCGGCCATGGTGGCTCGTCGCCAAGGGGTGATCGTGAACCTGAGTTCCGGGTGGGGCCGCTCGGTGTCACCCGAGGTCGCGCCGTATTGCGCGACCAAGTGGGGGATCGAGGGCCTGACCAAGGCGCTGGCCGAAGAGTTGCCCGAGGGGATGGCGGCCGTTCCGCTGAGCCCGGGTGTGATCGACACCGACATGCTGCGCAGTTGCTTCGGCGGCCAGGCGGGAGAGTACCTGAAGCCCGAGCAGTGGGTCAGCCGAGCGGCGGACGTGTTGCTGGGGCTGGGGCCAGGCGACAATGGCGAGTCGTTGTCGGTTTGA
- a CDS encoding sulfurtransferase → MTAQYVHPELLVSTQWVADHLKDPQVRIVESDEDVLLFGGGHIEGAVKIDWHNDLQDQLVRDYIGREAFENLCASKGISNDTTVVFYGDKNNWWACYAFWVFKLYGHEKCLLMNGGRKRWELDGRPWVRGAETQYPRGAYKATPQDKAIRAFREEVLHHQAAGKPLVDVRSPGEYTGEMLHMPDYPQEGALRGGHIPTAKSVPWSKSVNDDGTFKSREALDQLYLNETKLDPKADLTIAYCRIGERSSLTWFVLKYLLGFPRVKNYDGSWTEWGNLVGVPVAKGPEPGQPVKVS, encoded by the coding sequence ATGACCGCACAGTATGTTCATCCCGAGTTGCTCGTCTCGACCCAATGGGTGGCCGACCACCTCAAAGATCCCCAGGTGCGAATCGTCGAATCGGACGAAGACGTGCTGCTATTCGGCGGCGGGCACATCGAAGGGGCCGTCAAGATCGACTGGCACAACGATCTGCAAGATCAACTGGTCCGCGATTACATCGGCCGCGAGGCGTTCGAGAACCTCTGCGCCTCCAAGGGCATCAGCAACGACACCACCGTGGTCTTCTACGGCGACAAGAACAACTGGTGGGCCTGCTACGCCTTTTGGGTCTTTAAGCTCTACGGCCACGAGAAGTGTCTGTTGATGAACGGCGGTCGCAAGCGCTGGGAACTCGACGGCCGCCCCTGGGTGCGCGGCGCCGAAACGCAGTACCCGCGCGGCGCGTACAAGGCCACGCCGCAAGACAAGGCGATCCGCGCGTTTCGCGAAGAAGTGTTGCATCACCAGGCGGCCGGCAAGCCGTTGGTCGATGTCCGCTCGCCGGGCGAGTATACCGGCGAGATGTTGCACATGCCCGACTATCCGCAGGAAGGGGCCTTGCGCGGCGGCCACATCCCCACGGCCAAGAGCGTTCCTTGGAGCAAGTCGGTCAACGATGACGGCACGTTCAAAAGTCGCGAGGCGCTTGATCAGCTTTACCTGAATGAGACCAAGCTCGACCCCAAGGCCGACCTGACCATCGCTTACTGCCGGATTGGCGAGCGGTCGAGCCTGACCTGGTTTGTGCTGAAGTACCTGCTCGGGTTTCCGCGCGTCAAGAACTACGACGGTTCATGGACCGAGTGGGGCAATCTGGTCGGCGTGCCGGTGGCTAAGGGGCCCGAACCCGGCCAACCAGTGAAGGTCTCGTAA
- the ftsH gene encoding ATP-dependent zinc metalloprotease FtsH, translated as MDSPRPDPSRGSEKKTPPVGNNLLWLLLLAGGMVLFVLYVWNPRQEIEVPYGKLGELIAQGAPSRNQNAAIEVNDKLENEPVKVIYSRLAELKVGTAEISGKIDRRIQSRGDVQGKNPAGKVFDQQEQIAFRTPRLGFENDGGRFEQLLRDNGFTDFSGEEAAGALRNYVPMLIITGAMIGVLLWMMRRIGGAGSPMAFGRSRGKLYAQEDIGVTFDDVAGVEEAVEELREVVEFLKNPEKFQILGGRIPKGVLLVGPPGTGKTLLAKAIAGEAGVPFFSLSGSDFVEMFVGVGAARVRDMFQQAEGKAPCIIFIDELDALGKTRGTSVVGGHDEREQTLNALLVEMDGFNSNSGVIVLAATNRPETLDPALLRPGRFDRHVLVDRPDVRGREQILDVHVKNVKIDAAVNLKEVARITSGFVGADLANLVNEAALLAARKSKSAVGMEEFNEGVERVTAGLEKKQRIILQEEKQRVAYHESGHALVAYSLPNTDPVHKVSIIPRGLGALGYVMQRPEGDRYLMTQAELESRIQVLLSGTIAEEMVFSDVSTGAQNDLERATEIARSMVMDYGMSRLGRVAYRESGRSAFLPGADAGPRERSHSEQTAREIDQEVGSIINTGLDRVRHILETRRPALEALAQRLIEREVIDADELKQIIEANAPGPWVVPGTTTVKPRLVANKETITDADIAEGG; from the coding sequence ATGGATTCACCTCGCCCCGATCCTTCGCGCGGTTCCGAAAAGAAGACTCCTCCGGTCGGGAACAATTTGCTCTGGCTGTTGCTGCTGGCCGGCGGCATGGTGCTGTTTGTCTTGTATGTCTGGAACCCACGCCAGGAAATCGAGGTTCCCTATGGCAAACTCGGCGAGTTGATCGCCCAAGGAGCGCCCAGCCGCAACCAGAACGCGGCCATCGAGGTCAATGACAAGCTCGAAAATGAACCGGTCAAGGTGATCTATTCGCGGCTGGCCGAGTTGAAGGTCGGCACCGCCGAAATCTCCGGCAAGATCGACCGCCGCATTCAAAGTCGCGGCGACGTCCAGGGAAAAAATCCGGCGGGCAAGGTCTTTGACCAGCAAGAACAGATCGCCTTCCGCACGCCGCGGCTGGGCTTTGAAAACGACGGCGGCCGGTTCGAGCAACTGCTGCGCGACAACGGCTTCACCGATTTCAGCGGCGAAGAAGCGGCCGGCGCGCTGCGCAACTATGTGCCGATGTTGATCATCACCGGCGCCATGATCGGCGTGCTGTTGTGGATGATGCGCCGCATTGGCGGGGCCGGCTCGCCCATGGCCTTTGGCCGCAGCCGCGGCAAACTCTATGCCCAGGAAGACATCGGCGTCACGTTTGACGATGTGGCCGGCGTCGAAGAGGCGGTCGAAGAGCTGCGCGAAGTCGTCGAGTTCCTCAAGAACCCGGAAAAGTTTCAGATCCTGGGCGGGCGCATTCCCAAGGGGGTGCTCTTGGTCGGGCCGCCGGGCACCGGCAAGACCTTGCTGGCCAAGGCGATCGCCGGCGAGGCGGGCGTGCCGTTCTTCAGTCTGTCGGGCTCGGACTTTGTCGAAATGTTCGTTGGCGTCGGTGCCGCGCGTGTTCGCGACATGTTCCAACAGGCCGAAGGCAAGGCCCCCTGCATCATCTTCATCGACGAACTTGACGCCCTGGGCAAAACCCGCGGCACCAGCGTCGTCGGCGGGCACGATGAACGGGAACAGACCCTGAACGCCTTGCTGGTCGAAATGGACGGCTTCAACAGCAACAGCGGCGTGATCGTGCTGGCCGCGACCAACCGGCCCGAAACGCTCGACCCCGCCCTGCTCCGCCCGGGCCGCTTTGACCGTCACGTGCTGGTCGATCGCCCCGACGTCCGCGGCCGTGAACAGATTCTGGATGTACACGTCAAGAACGTCAAAATCGACGCCGCGGTCAACCTGAAAGAAGTCGCCCGCATTACCTCGGGCTTTGTGGGGGCCGACCTGGCCAACCTGGTCAACGAGGCGGCCTTGCTCGCCGCGCGCAAGAGCAAGTCGGCCGTCGGCATGGAAGAGTTCAACGAAGGAGTCGAGCGCGTCACAGCCGGCCTCGAAAAGAAACAGCGGATCATCCTGCAAGAAGAGAAGCAACGCGTCGCCTACCACGAAAGCGGACACGCCCTGGTGGCGTACAGCCTGCCGAACACCGATCCGGTACACAAGGTTTCGATCATTCCGCGCGGCTTGGGCGCGCTGGGCTACGTGATGCAGCGCCCCGAAGGGGATCGCTACCTGATGACCCAGGCCGAACTCGAAAGCCGCATCCAAGTCCTGCTGTCCGGCACGATTGCCGAAGAGATGGTCTTCAGCGACGTGTCGACCGGCGCGCAAAACGATCTGGAGCGAGCCACCGAGATTGCCCGCAGCATGGTCATGGACTATGGCATGAGCCGGCTGGGTCGCGTGGCTTATCGCGAGAGCGGCCGCTCCGCGTTTCTGCCGGGTGCTGACGCCGGCCCGCGCGAACGAAGCCACAGCGAGCAGACCGCGCGCGAAATCGACCAGGAAGTCGGCTCGATCATCAACACGGGCTTGGACCGCGTACGACACATTCTCGAAACGCGCCGCCCGGCGCTCGAAGCCTTGGCCCAGCGGTTGATCGAGCGCGAGGTGATCGACGCGGACGAGTTGAAGCAGATCATCGAGGCCAATGCTCCCGGCCCCTGGGTCGTGCCCGGCACGACGACCGTGAAGCCGCGGCTGGTGGCGAACAAAGAAACGATCACCGACGCCGACATTGCCGAAGGTGGTTGA
- a CDS encoding SMP-30/gluconolactonase/LRE family protein has product MASASPPLEIVADYQCRTGENPLWHAAERRLYWTDIPAGRLFRYDPVTGEHEQVYQGRQVGGFTIQADGSLLLFMDRGTVAVWRDGEIERTIVAEVATELDSRFNDVIADPAGRVFCGTMSVKDSAGKILRHGRLYRLDTDGTLTCLVEGVGTSNGMGFTLDTQSLYHTDSDVTVRTIWKYRYERSSGAISDRQLFVQVPNVPGEGRPDGLTVDAEGYIWSARWDGAAVVRYSPDGQEVQKITFPTRKTSCPAFAGDSLAELYVTTAGGDKREENGLTAGALYRTRVGVRGCPEFLSRVGLQ; this is encoded by the coding sequence ATGGCAAGCGCGTCCCCCCCGCTTGAAATTGTCGCCGACTATCAATGCCGAACCGGCGAGAACCCCCTTTGGCATGCCGCCGAGCGGCGATTGTACTGGACCGACATCCCCGCGGGCCGGCTGTTCCGCTATGACCCCGTCACTGGCGAGCACGAACAAGTGTACCAGGGACGCCAGGTCGGCGGCTTCACGATCCAGGCCGACGGCTCGCTGCTGTTGTTCATGGACCGGGGCACGGTGGCCGTCTGGCGCGACGGCGAGATCGAGCGCACGATCGTCGCGGAAGTCGCCACCGAACTCGACAGCCGATTCAACGACGTGATCGCCGATCCCGCAGGACGAGTTTTCTGCGGCACCATGTCGGTCAAGGACTCCGCCGGTAAGATTCTGCGCCACGGCCGGCTCTATCGCCTGGACACCGATGGCACGCTCACTTGTCTGGTCGAAGGTGTCGGCACCAGCAACGGCATGGGCTTCACGCTCGACACGCAGTCGCTGTACCACACCGATTCCGATGTCACCGTGCGCACGATCTGGAAGTATCGCTACGAACGGTCGAGCGGAGCGATCAGCGACCGGCAATTGTTCGTCCAGGTGCCCAACGTGCCGGGCGAAGGACGTCCCGATGGGCTGACCGTCGACGCCGAAGGATACATTTGGTCGGCGCGCTGGGACGGCGCGGCCGTGGTCCGCTATTCACCCGACGGCCAGGAAGTGCAAAAGATCACGTTCCCGACGCGCAAGACAAGCTGCCCAGCCTTCGCCGGTGACAGCCTGGCCGAACTGTACGTCACGACGGCGGGTGGCGACAAACGCGAAGAAAACGGCCTGACCGCCGGGGCGCTCTATCGGACGCGCGTCGGTGTGCGCGGCTGCCCCGAGTTTCTCTCGCGCGTCGGCTTGCAGTAA
- a CDS encoding DUF11 domain-containing protein, producing MNRRALLAATLVALTAGGAWAQQVTEIEPRQPFGDRLQKFGRSLFSVSPSGPPQNEQSANGRNSGTTSRGAYSAASKKTTGTGPKVNPPGTVPPSQRRVGTPHVATPLEDTAEPGAAPDQESPDAETPLNSTPRIAGNSSRRSAGTTFEAPKPKAPTQVEKKQAWIGDSADTETSPAAKPVPTVLESTASTPSSRRTPAATTTTSTPPQRLARSQQLAPLTTNDHLAAPPRKTPSVDHASASRPIEQPKTNDRLVMSRKSPNLSVDTVGPRKIAVGKEATYTVSLKNSGESVANDVTVFVSIPAWAEIVDARAPLGTAGVAADQPEAGLQWKLNTLAPQSQQDLTLKIVPRRSQPFDLVVRWTCAPPASQATVEVEEPKLQMAISGPSEVHYGEQQLYKLTVSNPGTGDADDVMIHLLPIHAQDGATATHRVGTLKAGTNTAIEIELTARQAGQLNIRAEVTGDGGLKADAAVAVLVRRAQLAATVAAPKVHYAGTPVAAEIHVTNPGDAPAKGVKVTALLPSGAELVSAGQGGRTDSRSGEVAWTVDYLQPGSEQVLQCKYLLKHTGSNRIEAQVVGDGDLRTVASASTQVLAMADLAMDVSDTPGPIPVGDTVTYTVRVRNRGTKSAEEVEVVAYFSDGLEATQVEGGLHQIEAGNVTFRPIATLAANGETIYKITAKSAKEGNHQMRVELSCKSTGARLTHQLSTLFYAADSAGQ from the coding sequence ATGAACCGCCGTGCTTTGCTTGCCGCGACCCTCGTTGCTCTGACGGCTGGAGGCGCTTGGGCGCAACAGGTAACCGAAATCGAGCCACGCCAACCGTTCGGCGATCGACTGCAAAAGTTTGGCCGGTCGCTGTTCAGCGTCTCGCCCAGCGGGCCGCCGCAAAATGAACAATCGGCCAATGGCCGCAACAGCGGCACCACGTCGCGCGGCGCTTACTCGGCCGCGTCGAAGAAAACGACCGGCACTGGTCCCAAGGTAAATCCGCCAGGGACCGTGCCCCCTTCACAACGTCGTGTGGGGACGCCACACGTCGCGACTCCGCTCGAGGACACGGCCGAGCCGGGCGCCGCGCCAGACCAGGAGTCGCCAGACGCCGAGACGCCGCTCAACTCAACGCCACGCATTGCTGGCAATTCATCGCGCCGCTCGGCCGGCACGACATTTGAAGCTCCCAAGCCCAAGGCACCCACGCAAGTCGAAAAGAAGCAAGCCTGGATCGGTGACAGCGCCGACACCGAAACATCGCCCGCGGCCAAGCCAGTTCCTACAGTGCTCGAATCGACCGCCAGCACGCCCAGCAGCCGCCGTACCCCGGCCGCCACCACCACGACTTCCACGCCGCCCCAGCGATTGGCCCGCAGCCAGCAGTTAGCCCCCCTGACGACGAACGATCACCTGGCCGCGCCGCCGCGCAAGACACCCAGCGTTGATCACGCCAGCGCCTCGCGCCCGATCGAACAGCCCAAGACCAACGATCGGCTGGTCATGTCGCGCAAGAGCCCAAACCTGAGCGTCGATACGGTCGGCCCGCGCAAGATCGCGGTCGGCAAGGAGGCGACTTACACGGTCAGCCTGAAGAACAGCGGCGAATCGGTCGCCAATGACGTCACGGTGTTCGTCTCGATCCCGGCCTGGGCCGAAATCGTCGATGCCCGAGCGCCGCTCGGAACCGCCGGCGTCGCCGCCGATCAGCCCGAAGCCGGCTTGCAATGGAAGCTGAATACGTTGGCCCCGCAGTCACAGCAGGATCTGACGCTGAAGATCGTGCCGCGCCGCAGCCAGCCGTTCGATCTGGTGGTCCGCTGGACCTGTGCGCCGCCCGCCTCGCAAGCCACGGTGGAAGTCGAGGAACCGAAGTTGCAGATGGCGATCTCGGGGCCGTCGGAAGTCCACTACGGCGAACAACAACTGTACAAACTGACGGTCAGCAATCCTGGCACCGGCGACGCCGACGACGTGATGATCCACCTGTTGCCGATTCATGCCCAGGACGGCGCGACTGCCACGCATCGAGTCGGCACGTTGAAGGCCGGCACGAACACGGCGATCGAAATCGAATTGACCGCCCGCCAGGCCGGCCAGTTGAACATTCGGGCCGAGGTCACTGGCGACGGCGGCCTGAAGGCCGACGCGGCGGTGGCGGTGCTGGTCCGCCGCGCGCAATTGGCCGCGACGGTCGCCGCTCCCAAGGTTCACTACGCCGGCACGCCGGTGGCGGCTGAAATCCATGTCACCAATCCAGGCGACGCCCCGGCCAAGGGGGTCAAGGTAACCGCGCTGCTCCCCAGCGGCGCCGAGTTGGTTTCGGCCGGCCAGGGTGGCCGCACCGACAGCCGCTCGGGCGAAGTTGCGTGGACGGTCGATTATCTGCAACCGGGCAGCGAGCAAGTCCTGCAATGCAAGTACCTGCTCAAGCACACCGGTTCAAATCGGATCGAAGCGCAAGTCGTGGGCGACGGAGACCTGCGCACGGTGGCCAGCGCCAGCACGCAAGTCTTGGCGATGGCCGACTTGGCGATGGATGTCTCGGACACGCCGGGCCCCATTCCGGTGGGCGACACGGTGACCTACACGGTGCGCGTCCGCAATCGCGGCACCAAGAGCGCCGAAGAGGTCGAAGTCGTGGCGTACTTCAGCGACGGGCTCGAAGCCACGCAGGTCGAAGGGGGCCTGCACCAGATTGAGGCCGGCAACGTGACGTTCCGCCCGATCGCCACCCTGGCGGCCAACGGCGAGACGATCTACAAGATCACCGCCAAGTCGGCCAAGGAAGGGAACCACCAGATGCGCGTCGAGCTGTCGTGCAAGTCGACCGGCGCTCGATTGACGCATCAACTCAGCACGCTGTTCTATGCCGCCGACTCGGCCGGCCAGTAA